The following are encoded in a window of Phaseolus vulgaris cultivar G19833 chromosome 3, P. vulgaris v2.0, whole genome shotgun sequence genomic DNA:
- the LOC137807291 gene encoding uncharacterized protein, which translates to MAMNYARSIRYILTTKEAVRVACQRTFATGKAKKGSKGGGAADAPKASTLSKEVKSSTVVGANILKEGTDPKILLDSDYPDRLWHLLDKRPALSELRRNNIETLAYDNLKRFVKLDNRARIKENNSVKAKN; encoded by the coding sequence ATGGCAATGAACTATGCCAGATCTATAAGATATATTCTTACAACCAAAGAGGCAGTTAGGGTTGCATGCCAAAGAACTTTTGCCACCGGTAAAGCAAAGAAAGGATCTAAAGGGGGTGGAGCTGCTGATGCACCCAAGGCATCAACTCTTAGTAAAGAAGTAAAGTCAAGCACAGTTGTAGGTGCTAACATTCTGAAGGAAGGAACTGATCCAAAAATCCTGCTTGATTCAGACTACCCTGACAGGCTGTGGCATCTGCTTGATAAACGCCCGGCCCTTAGTGAACTGCGTAGGAACAATATTGAAACACTTGCTTATGACAATCTAAAACGCTTTGTTAAGCTGGATAACCGGGCAAGGATCAAGGAGAATAACTCTGTGAAGGCAAAGAACTGA